The genomic interval AAAGACACCAGAGTCTAATTTTTGGATCTAATCTAACAGATGTAATAATTACTGGTTAGTAAGTACTATATCTGCACCACTTATTTTCTTAGGATGTTTTGTAGTTATTTTGTCAGTATGTGAAAATCTGGTACTCTTGGCAGGTGCTAACGGTACCATTGATGGCCAAGGAGCCATTTGGTGGGATTGGTTCTACAACAACACACTGAATTATACTAGGCCACATCTTGTTGAGTTGATGTACTCCACCGATGTTGTTATATCCAATTTAACCTTCAAGAACTCACCGTATTGGAATATCCATCCTGTATACTGCAGGTTGGTTGTCTGAATAGCCACTTGCTTTctgttaaatatataagaattCAATCACAActgcaaatttattttctagagtGCTTTTGCTAAATAAACAGCCAAGTGCTTGTCCAGCATGTCACAATCCTAGCGCCCCTGAATTCACCAAATACTGCTGGCATTAATCCAGGTAATGCAAGGTTTTGAATTATTAGCTCCCTTCAATTTCGCCTGACATTCATAATGTTTTACATGTTTATTCCCTCACTTTTCCCATTTTAATTGCATCaagaaaaatggcaaaagaaaaaggtggcTGCAATGTGATTCACAGGCGCTTTCTTTAATTTTGCCCTCCTTTGTgctttaatatttgattttttttccttggaaCTTCCACTTACTGCTGAAATTCTGGAAATAAAAGTTCTCAAAAAGAGTCCCCACAAACAAAATTCTCAaagaagattaaaatttttcttttgtggagTTATCATTTATGATCAACTAGAGACTTGAGGAACTAATAAAAAACGGTATTACTATTTTGTGCAAAATTCCCCCTAAGAAAAGGTCCTGTACCACTTGGGCAAATATACTGCTAAAAACTGGTAAGAACTGGCAATTCAAGTATATCAATCAATATGACCCTTTATGCAACTGGCACATTTTTTGGGATATCCTTTCTTGAGATGCaactttaaccaaaatttcataTTCACGGAATTACGGTACTCCAATAATGTGTTAACACTGCATATCCATATAGCATATTTGCATCTACAGCTATGGTACTAATGGAGCTTCAATCCATTCAGATTCGTCCACAAACGTCTGCATTGATCATTGTTATGTCAGAAATGGAGATGATGTTATTGTCATTAAGAGTGGGTGGGATGAGTATGGCATTTCCTTTGCTCGTCCTAGCACAAACATCAGTATCAGCAACATCACAGGAGAGACAAGGGGTGGTGCGGGGATTGCCTTTGGAAGTGAGATGTCAGGTGGCATATCCGAAGTCCGGGCTGAGGGCCTCCGCATCGTCAACTCAATGCATGGGATCAGAATCAAGACCGCTCCAGGGCGTGGAGGGTATGTCAAGAACGTGTACATATCTGATGTGACCATGGACAATGTTTCAATGGCCATCAGGATCACTGGAAACTTTGGTGAGCATCCTGATGACAAATATGACAGGAATGCTCTCCCCATGATAAGCAATATTACAATCAAAAACTTGGTCGGCGTCAACGTTGGTGTTGCTGGCATCTTGGAGGGAATTGAGGGGGACAACTTCAGCAGCATTTGCCTGTCCAATGTTTCCCTCAGTGTACAATCTATGCATCCATGGAATTGTTCACTTATCCAAGGTTATTCGAACTCTGTGATCCCAGAGTCATGTGAGCAACTCAGAACAGATTGTGGACAGACACCAATTTGCTATGATGGTGGCAGTTCATCAGCAATACATGCACAGGAACCCAGACATAGATTGTGGAGTGCAACCAGATTGCTAAATCCTTTACTGAAGTCGGCGACGCTGTAGTGTAGGTAGCTCCGTTTATTTGCTGCAGAGGGGCTTTGCTTGGTGGGATGCGTCATGTACATCTGATTCTTGCGATTGTTTTTGCTTAGCATGATGTTTGCTTCTTGTATATAGTTGTGGAGATGAATGTTGGTGTACCATGCATGTTTTTGTcaccatattttatttatgatctGTCTGTTGCTTAGCCTTTCGTTGGGAAGAAAACAGTATGATCATCCTTCCAATATGTCTAGTTTTGTGGGTAGGGATCATCAATTGTAACTTGTAAGTTGAGTAGCAACAAGAGGCATGTTATCCTATTCtttcttaatttcttcttttcttttcttcgttTCAAGATGAAGAGAAGagtaaattttaggaactCATGGAAGGAAAATGTTGATTGCTTCCTGAGTATGCAAATCTCCTTGTTATCAGCAATGTACTTATCTACCATCTCTTTTTCTTGAATACTAACAATGTATTCAAATTCCAAAATGATCGTGGATCAAGCAAAATCAAAACTCACAAAGACTACAATCAAAACGAGATAACATTATTGTTCGTCATAAGGAGAGTAAAATGTATTTAGATTGATAGATATGGTCCATAAATGGCAGAATGTCGAAGGTTACATTATTCTCTGTGAATTCTTGAGCACCTGGGACTTTTACAATATGAATCCCACAATGTATTTACTTACAGATTAGTACATCCGAAACTTCTCCTTTGTGTTCTCAAAGACTTGTTCAGCAATCAGGGCTCCATTGCCACCAGCACGCTTGATCTCCAAGTTGGCCTTCTGGTAGTGCCCAGTTCCTCTTAGAGCATCAGCAATGAAGTCATCGAATCCAATAGCAATAGCAGCTTCAGCCTTGGCACCATACACCAGCCTCTGCAATGCAGCATTTAGCAATTTTGTTGATTAAGCAATACTCTACCAGGTTAACATAATAAGGTAAGGAGTTAACCTTAATCCGTGATAGATGCACAGCGCCAAAACACATTGGGCAAGGTTCACATGATGCATACATTTCACAGTCTGACAGCTCAATTTTTCCAAGCTTTTTGCAAGCCTATAGTACAAAAAAACATTGATTATGTGAAACAGATAACCAAATAATGGAAAGAAACTAATATTAGTTAAATGCATTAATACACCCAAATTTGGCAAGCAAAGGATACAATAGGCATAGTGCTTCCGTTTCTTAATTACTCTTATTTTATCCATTAGCTTGAAGTAATTTACTCTATTTACACCATCTGCCAAGGAAATTTTGAATgtgcaaaacaaaaactagGAGACACCATTGGTCCAtcacttataatataattttattggaACCTAAACAGTTTTTTAAGCCAATAATTTTGCTTTGTCTTTTTAATTTACTGTATGCCAATATGACAAGTTAACAACACATAGCTAATTAAAAACCACTTTACTATAGTTACAAGTAAGTAGCTTCCATATTCTGATGCAAGGGAAAAGGAATATTCTAATGCAAGGGAAAAGGAATATTCTGATAAAGGGGAAAAGACAGGAACATATGACATCCTAGCCGTTATAACTGGTGAATATAACATCTagtatttattcaaaaaatatacttctagtatatttttcaagcAGAATACCAAAAGGATGAAAAAGGAGAGTCCACCTAATAGTCCAGTGTATTTACATTCTAATATAAAGTTAGAGCATGAATCAGGTACATTCATTCAGCAGAGATGAGTCTACTACTACAGAATACTAAGTATCAAAATGTAAAGAGTAAACACAGTGTAGCTGGTAAGTACACAGGGCGAGTTACCTCTCTTATTGCAGTTACTTCAGCATGTGCAGTTGGATCGGTGTAATCCAAAACCATGTTATGGCAACTAACTACTATTTCATCATTACAGACAACAACCGCACCAAATGGACCTCCATGGCCACAATCTACTCCTCGGTAAGCCTCTTCAACTGCTTTCGACAAAAAATTGTGATCCCTGTCTTGAACAGCTGTTTAATGCATCAAAGCTTAAACAAGTAAGTGTCTATAACAGTCCACCAGTTAGCAGAAAACAATAAATGTTGGAATTGGCATATATAGATCTTCATTGGTCAATCATGTCCATAAGATCAAATCCAGCAAATAATACCTTCCTGATGACCAGCAAATGCAGAAGCTACCGAGATGGTTCCATCCTTGGATTCCACAACTGCATTAAAGATGAAGAAAACAATTCATGAGGCGCCTAAATTAATCAGCATTTGGCTGCTCAGTGGAAATGATTGTTCAGCTCCAACAGCAGGAAATTATACagtattcaaaaatatatatactgaaCGACCCAAGAAAACAGCATATACTCAGGTTTGTCTTATCATGCCCTTCACAGCTACTCCAGTACAATAGTAGCTGACAACAGAACAGGATTGGCCATCTACATGCCTGGAATACAAGCATAGCTACTGTAAGACCATGGGCCATAGCCCCTGTAAGACCTACTTATGATGAGCAAAGCCACTTGCCCACAGTTTGCATATGGTTCCTAATTTTGACAAATGAAGAATCCTGTTTTGATTTTATTGAAACCATGGATTTCTTGGAATGGGTACCAGGAAGCATATAGCATCATGCCGAAAGCTGCATGATTAAGGAATGCCACTATTGAAGTGCATGATCTATATTCCCTGTGCATGAGAAAGGAAAAGGCATGGAACGTTCCTTCATCCTGCAATCACCCAGAGCAACTTAAAGCCTACTCATCTTACTGAAATTACAATTTTCACGCATAAATTGAAGCCTAATTCTGTCGCAGCCTACCCATCAGAGGCAGAAAGCAACGATCTTTCTTCTCCTAACTACGTCATGCGGCCGATACATGCACACAATTGGGATCTCCTATCCCGAAATGGAATCGAATATCCATCCTACTCCCAACCAAAAAACAGTAATTCAAGCTCTCTCTCAGCCGAGTGACTAGCAAAAACCCACACCGACGGCACCGGCACAGCACCCCAgacccccaaaaaaaactcaaatcttGCTGGATCTCATCCCTCCCCTCCAGTAAACCAGAGCAAGACGCAAAACCAAACACACAGCAGGCAGCCAATCCAACCAACTCCAACTATACAGTTCGCTAGCGCCGCGACAAAGCGCGCGCCTGCCGCTTCGCTGTCGTGCGGTACCTACCCTGAGCCTCCTCCATGGCGGAAGCCCGCGCGAGCGGAGAAGATTCACGGCAAccttgggaggaggaggagggagaggttGGGGGGTGAGGTGTTCGTCGCTGGCTTGCGGAGGTGGCCGGCTTGCGCTGGCTTTGGGTGGCCCGTGTGTCCCGCGCTCGCTGTTATATATAGGGCTCCGTCGGgacactgacgggtggggtccgtGGGCCGCGTGGGGTCAGATACTTGTGGACGGAAAAGCGGAAAGGGGGAAAGGCGCGGTGGACCGTGGACCGGGCTCTCCGTGGGCCGGACCGCCGGAGGATCTCATGTCAACACATAGGTGGGCCCCGGAAGTCCTGTCCACCGTGGCGTAGGGGAAATTGACGGTTTTAACTGTTAGTGTGTTCCAAGaggattttatttaaaataagaaaaaaaataacaaatgtcATTGGAAAATACTTAATTCTAATAAATGTCATCGATAAATGtgatttctataaaaatatcatcgtacaaacaaatttatctaataaatgtCATCGCTGGTAGGGTTCCATCAACTTTTTTTCGTTAAGTGTTATAGTATGAACAATGTATTTAGAAATGGATGGAACCATAAAGATAATGGTATTTCTCAgataaattcatttgtacgatgatatttcttagaacttgCATTCGTCAATGCCACTTTTTAGACTTAGACatttgtcaatgatattttttagattttctttcaaaatagTGTCATCACATGTTGTTACTCCATCCTTTTTTTTCGAGTTTGGTTCTTTATATTTCGATCTATACATTTTACTTTTTcatgttttaattttagttCAAATACATCATTGCAATCACCTAGAAATCACGTGATAAACCTAATCAACATGTTTCGGGATAAATGAATCTTATACCCTTCAATCACATATATCTTTATAAGACCTCATATATGCTCAACTTCCCACAAAACATACatctaataattatatgatgATCTTTTTTAGCTAAGATTTGTGTATAATGGATATTTATACAATCATTGCACGttaatttatgtaaaaatagaaacaatttttttacttccAATATATGCAATAAAACTCAAACCCTCACGTGCACTTGCTGTAATAATGGGAAGTACATAAACACTACTAtttctttatctttattttcccTATTTTTCTAGTGTATGCAACAACAAGCGTGTGCGCGCGTGCGAAAAAACAAgaggagataagttaacttgtggGGGTGGCGAACGTGGCCTAGGTCAACTTTTTGTAATAGTGTTGTAATGATTTTTTGTAAGTAAGTGCAGTAGTgctttaaaaagttaatttagagCTGGACTTGGATGTTACTACCTTCGTCTAAAAAGAATTTAGTGCTCTATTGCATTGAGTAGTTACTGGCTTATTGCATTGAAGTTTGGTAAATAGATGGCAAATGCATCGATATTCCAAAAAGTACCATACAAATCTACCGAGGTCTAAGAAATTAAAGGACATTTTAGTCATGGTAGTTatgtatagatatatatgaggcaaattaagtttttttttggagacaGTAATTATTATAACCGCTCAACGTTTTTGACTCGTCAGTCTTCCtattcatatgaataataataattttaggcACATATGAAAGATATCGTTGATTGAATCTAGATAGATAGGACCAAAACATATCATAATATGGAAAGAGAGTAATTTAATGggaaaattatatttgaaagagtatatcaaggctTAGAGgaggggtgaataggcgatttaaaaaattaagccTAAAAAGCGAAAGTTGAgactttcggaagttccggtcagtggcttcggaacttccggccttcggaagttccattgat from Oryza brachyantha chromosome 3, ObraRS2, whole genome shotgun sequence carries:
- the LOC102701248 gene encoding probable polygalacturonase isoform X2, translated to MRRSASVLLVFITMVATQWSSVSSTYCKDMASSVYRPHSVTITEFGAVGDGVTLNTKAFQNAIFYLNSFADKGGAQLFVPAGRWLTGSFSLISHLTLSLDKDAEIIGSPDSSNWPAIDPLPSYGRGRELPGKRHQSLIFGSNLTDVIITGANGTIDGQGAIWWDWFYNNTLNYTRPHLVELMYSTDVVISNLTFKNSPYWNIHPVYCSQVLVQHVTILAPLNSPNTAGINPDSSTNVCIDHCYVRNGDDVIVIKSGWDEYGISFARPSTNISISNITGETRGGAGIAFGSEMSGGISEVRAEGLRIVNSMHGIRIKTAPGRGGYVKNVYISDVTMDNVSMAIRITGNFGEHPDDKYDRNALPMISNITIKNLVGVNVGVAGILEGIEGDNFSSICLSNVSLSVQSMHPWNCSLIQGYSNSVIPESCEQLRTDCGQTPICYDGGSSSAIHAQEPRHRLWSATRLLNPLLKSATL
- the LOC102701248 gene encoding probable polygalacturonase isoform X3, with protein sequence MVATQWSSVSSTYCKDMASSVYRPHSVTITEFGAVGDGVTLNTKAFQNAIFYLNSFADKGGAQLFVPAGRWLTGSFSLISHLTLSLDKDAEIIGSPDSSNWPAIDPLPSYGRGRELPGKRHQSLIFGSNLTDVIITGANGTIDGQGAIWWDWFYNNTLNYTRPHLVELMYSTDVVISNLTFKNSPYWNIHPVYCSQVLVQHVTILAPLNSPNTAGINPDSSTNVCIDHCYVRNGDDVIVIKSGWDEYGISFARPSTNISISNITGETRGGAGIAFGSEMSGGISEVRAEGLRIVNSMHGIRIKTAPGRGGYVKNVYISDVTMDNVSMAIRITGNFGEHPDDKYDRNALPMISNITIKNLVGVNVGVAGILEGIEGDNFSSICLSNVSLSVQSMHPWNCSLIQGYSNSVIPESCEQLRTDCGQTPICYDGGSSSAIHAQEPRHRLWSATRLLNPLLKSATL
- the LOC102701248 gene encoding probable polygalacturonase isoform X1, with protein sequence MRRSASLLQVLLVFITMVATQWSSVSSTYCKDMASSVYRPHSVTITEFGAVGDGVTLNTKAFQNAIFYLNSFADKGGAQLFVPAGRWLTGSFSLISHLTLSLDKDAEIIGSPDSSNWPAIDPLPSYGRGRELPGKRHQSLIFGSNLTDVIITGANGTIDGQGAIWWDWFYNNTLNYTRPHLVELMYSTDVVISNLTFKNSPYWNIHPVYCSQVLVQHVTILAPLNSPNTAGINPDSSTNVCIDHCYVRNGDDVIVIKSGWDEYGISFARPSTNISISNITGETRGGAGIAFGSEMSGGISEVRAEGLRIVNSMHGIRIKTAPGRGGYVKNVYISDVTMDNVSMAIRITGNFGEHPDDKYDRNALPMISNITIKNLVGVNVGVAGILEGIEGDNFSSICLSNVSLSVQSMHPWNCSLIQGYSNSVIPESCEQLRTDCGQTPICYDGGSSSAIHAQEPRHRLWSATRLLNPLLKSATL
- the LOC102701711 gene encoding guanosine deaminase-like gives rise to the protein MEEAQVVESKDGTISVASAFAGHQEAVQDRDHNFLSKAVEEAYRGVDCGHGGPFGAVVVCNDEIVVSCHNMVLDYTDPTAHAEVTAIREACKKLGKIELSDCEMYASCEPCPMCFGAVHLSRIKRLVYGAKAEAAIAIGFDDFIADALRGTGHYQKANLEIKRAGGNGALIAEQVFENTKEKFRMY